A region from the Silene latifolia isolate original U9 population chromosome 7, ASM4854445v1, whole genome shotgun sequence genome encodes:
- the LOC141591626 gene encoding borneol dehydrogenase, mitochondrial-like yields MAFPLLSAAARRLEGKVAIITGGASGIGEYTAKLFSKHGAKVVIADIQDDLGQTICKELGPSATFVHCDVSNEAHVKDVVDYTMAQYGKLDIMHNNAGVAGSPIPNITDTTLPDFEKIIKVNLIGPFLGTKHAARVMIPARQGSIITTSSTSSIIGGGAPYAYTSSKHGVVGLMKNAAVELGNYGIRVNCVAPYLTSTPLARSFLNMKDEEFSQFYSNIKGERCKVEDIANVALFLASDDSKYVSGHNLVVDGGFTIMNPGFCMYEYTK; encoded by the exons atggctTTTCCACTTCTTTCAGCTGCTGCAAGAAG ATTAGAAGGTAAAGTGGCAATAATAACAGGAGGGGCAAGTGGAATTGGTGAATACACAGCCAAGCTTTTCAGCAAACATGGAGCTAAAGTTGTGATTGCGGATATCCAAGATGATTTGGGCCAAACTATTTGTAAAGAACTTGGGCCTTCAGCCACCTTCGTCCATTGTGATGTATCAAATGAAGCCCATGTTAAAGATGTTGTGGACTACACAATGGCCCAATATGGAAAGTTGGACATCATGCATAATAATGCTGGCGTAGCGGGTTCTCCCATCCCCAATATCACCGACACCACGTTGCCTGATTTTGAGAAG ATCATCAAGGTGAACCTTATCGGACCGTTCTTAGGTACAAAACATGCGGCCCGGGTCATGATCCCGGCCCGACAAGGGAGCATAATAACAACATCTAGTACATCCTCAATTATAGGAGGTGGAGCTCCATATGCTTATACTAGCTCAAAACATGGAGTAGTAGGGTTAATGAAAAATGCAGCAGTAGAACTTGGAAATTACGGTATTCGGGTTAATTGTGTTGCACCATATTTGACTTCAACTCCTTTGGCTAGATCATTTCTTAATATGAAAGATGAAGAATTTTCCCAGTTTTATTCGAACATAAAAGGTGAAAGATGCAAAGTTGAAGATATTGCAAATGTTGCTTTGTTTCTTGCAAGTGATGATTCAAAGTATGTTAGTGGACATAatcttgttgttgatggtggaTTTACCATCATGAATCCTGGATTTTGTATGTATGAATATACCAAGTAA